The genome window CCCCCTGCGGCCAGGGCGTCGCCGACCTCGTCATAGGTGCCGTGCCAGGTGTGGAGCCGCTCCCCGGCCCAGGCCAGTCGTTCAGTGGCGAGGCGCAGGGCCTCAGTGTCACGGTCAATGCCCACGACGACGGCGTCCGGGTGACGCTGCAGGATCGCTTCGGCGTGTCCCCCCATGCCCAGGGTGCCATCGAGGTAGACCGGCGTGCGTCCGGCCCGGCGGGCGGCGTCGAAACCCGGCGACATCAGGTCAAGGACACGGTCCTGCATGACGGGTACGTGCCGGTGCTGTGCTGGAGTCGGTTCGGTTGCCACGCGTTGCCTCCCCTTCCCTCGCTGATGGGCGTTCCGGTCCCTTAAGTGACAGGGGACCCTTGGATCAGATCCCCATCCGCTCACCGGTTCCGTGCCTGGCCCGGGGGAAGTCGGGTCAGGTCCGGCCGAGGGCGGCTGGAGGTCTCATTCAAGAATCCGCGCTGTGTGGTTTTGTTGCCGGGTCTCCTAGAAGATCCCGGGCAGTACTTCCTCATCGGTCTCGGAGAACGCGTTCTCCTGCTCCTCCAGGTAGGAGGACCAGGATCCGGCATCCCAGATCTCGGCCCTACTGCCGGCACCGATCACGGCGAGCTCCCGGTCCAGTCCCGCATAGCTGCGCAACGGAGCCGGGATGGTAATGCGTCCCTGCTTGTCCGGAGTCTCGTCCGACGCGCCGGACAAGAACACACGGATGTAGTCCCGGGCCTGGCGTGAGGACAGTGGTGCCGACCTCATCTGCTCGTGAACCTTCTCGAACTCACGGGCACTGAAGACGTAGATGCAGCGCTCCTGCCCTCGGGTGAGGACCAAGCCCTCGGCCAGCTCCTCGCGGAACTTGGCCGGGAGGATCAGTCTCGCCTTCTCATCCAGGCGCGGTGTATAGGTCCCGAGGAACACGACCCACCACCTTTGCCGTCTGAGAGGTGAGCGTGACCCTCCTTCTCCACCATTATCCTCTG of Citricoccus sp. K5 contains these proteins:
- the mraZ gene encoding division/cell wall cluster transcriptional repressor MraZ — protein: MFLGTYTPRLDEKARLILPAKFREELAEGLVLTRGQERCIYVFSAREFEKVHEQMRSAPLSSRQARDYIRVFLSGASDETPDKQGRITIPAPLRSYAGLDRELAVIGAGSRAEIWDAGSWSSYLEEQENAFSETDEEVLPGIF